One genomic segment of Pleurodeles waltl isolate 20211129_DDA chromosome 11, aPleWal1.hap1.20221129, whole genome shotgun sequence includes these proteins:
- the TRIM59 gene encoding tripartite motif-containing protein 59 isoform X1, which translates to MHQMNNLEEELTCCICYNLYEDPRVLPCSHTFCRSCLESVVQSSSNYSIWRPIRLPLKCPTCRSIAELPPTGIGALPANFALRAIIEKYSKENNQDILTCPDHSRQPLNVYCLLDRKLVCGHCLTVGQHQGHPIDDIQSAYIKEKDTPRKLMELLSDKQWTKICDLIDSLEERKSESMNMVQEQKKEALQYFKKINEAIETKKYGLLGTLNDINTRMVVKYDTQIEKMKEIQEEQLELVSLCSSVQEEDSPLIFLERINDIRIRVKSLRKQKLLSVNHVELYPRVEHVLKNQWSKTEIGEIDKLTIPKIEICSKEEAEKKSNVKKKSVALLTVTFLLRTIFLSMLLILMMILLDTTVIFPVLNETSLMYITEIMQTISNYAFSKVQAARSTFDCISDVLLEFIRKLISYFYGSV; encoded by the coding sequence CAAATGAATAACCTGGAAGAAGAATTGACATGCTGTATTTGTTATAATTTATATGAAGACCCTCGTGTACTACCGTGCTCTCACACGTTTTGTAGAAGTTGTCTAGAAAGTGTGGTTCAGTCATCAAGTAACTATTCTATTTGGAGACCAATACGATTACCTCTAAAATGTCCAACCTGCAGAAGTATTGCAGAACTACCTCCCACAGGTATTGGAGCTCTGCCAGCCAACTTTGCTTTGCGGGCCATCATTGAAAAATACAGTAAGGAAAACAACCAAGATATTTTGACTTGCCCAGACCACAGCCGACAACCATTAAATGTGTATTGTCTCTTGGACCGAAAGTTAGTTTGTGGGCACTGTCTTACAGTAGGACAGCATCAGGGTCACCCCATTGATGACATCCAGAGTGCATATATTAAAGAAAAGGATACACCGCGTAAGCTTATGGAATTGTTAAGTGACAAACAGTGGACCAAAATATGCGACTTGATTGATAGTCTGGAAGAACGAAAATCTGAAAGCATGAACATGGtacaagaacaaaagaaagaagctCTACAGTATTTTAAAAAGATAAATGAAGCGATTGAGACCAAAAAGTACGGTTTGCTAGGTACGCTAAATGACATTAATACAAGAATGGTTGTAAAATATGACACTCAAATTGAGAAGATGAAGGAAATCCAAGAAGAACAGCTTGAGCTGGTGTCCCTTTGTAGCTCTGTTCAAGAAGAGGATTCACCACTTATTTTTCTAGAGAGGATTAATGATATTCGTATACGAGTAAAAAGTTTGAGAAAACAAAAACTTCTTTCAGTAAATCATGTCGAACTCTATCCTCGTGTAGAACATGTCTTGAAGAATCAGTGGTCCAAAACTGAAATTGGGGAAATTGACAAACTTACTATtccaaaaattgaaatttgttcaaaagaggaggcagaaaagaAAAGTAATGTTAAGAAAAAAAGTGTTGCTTTACTCACGGTGACTTTTCTCCTAAGGACAATTTTCCTTTCCATGTTGTTGATATTGATGATGATTCTGCTTGACACAACTGTTATCTTTCCAGTTTTAAACGAAACCAGTTTAATGTATATCACAGAAATTATGCAAACAATATCTAACTATGCTTTTTCAAAGGTGCAGGCTGCAAGATCTACATTTGACTGCATTTCTGATGTGTTGTTGGAATTTATACGGAAACTGATTTCCTATTTTTATGGGAGTGTTTGA
- the TRIM59 gene encoding tripartite motif-containing protein 59 isoform X2 — MSQMNNLEEELTCCICYNLYEDPRVLPCSHTFCRSCLESVVQSSSNYSIWRPIRLPLKCPTCRSIAELPPTGIGALPANFALRAIIEKYSKENNQDILTCPDHSRQPLNVYCLLDRKLVCGHCLTVGQHQGHPIDDIQSAYIKEKDTPRKLMELLSDKQWTKICDLIDSLEERKSESMNMVQEQKKEALQYFKKINEAIETKKYGLLGTLNDINTRMVVKYDTQIEKMKEIQEEQLELVSLCSSVQEEDSPLIFLERINDIRIRVKSLRKQKLLSVNHVELYPRVEHVLKNQWSKTEIGEIDKLTIPKIEICSKEEAEKKSNVKKKSVALLTVTFLLRTIFLSMLLILMMILLDTTVIFPVLNETSLMYITEIMQTISNYAFSKVQAARSTFDCISDVLLEFIRKLISYFYGSV; from the coding sequence CAAATGAATAACCTGGAAGAAGAATTGACATGCTGTATTTGTTATAATTTATATGAAGACCCTCGTGTACTACCGTGCTCTCACACGTTTTGTAGAAGTTGTCTAGAAAGTGTGGTTCAGTCATCAAGTAACTATTCTATTTGGAGACCAATACGATTACCTCTAAAATGTCCAACCTGCAGAAGTATTGCAGAACTACCTCCCACAGGTATTGGAGCTCTGCCAGCCAACTTTGCTTTGCGGGCCATCATTGAAAAATACAGTAAGGAAAACAACCAAGATATTTTGACTTGCCCAGACCACAGCCGACAACCATTAAATGTGTATTGTCTCTTGGACCGAAAGTTAGTTTGTGGGCACTGTCTTACAGTAGGACAGCATCAGGGTCACCCCATTGATGACATCCAGAGTGCATATATTAAAGAAAAGGATACACCGCGTAAGCTTATGGAATTGTTAAGTGACAAACAGTGGACCAAAATATGCGACTTGATTGATAGTCTGGAAGAACGAAAATCTGAAAGCATGAACATGGtacaagaacaaaagaaagaagctCTACAGTATTTTAAAAAGATAAATGAAGCGATTGAGACCAAAAAGTACGGTTTGCTAGGTACGCTAAATGACATTAATACAAGAATGGTTGTAAAATATGACACTCAAATTGAGAAGATGAAGGAAATCCAAGAAGAACAGCTTGAGCTGGTGTCCCTTTGTAGCTCTGTTCAAGAAGAGGATTCACCACTTATTTTTCTAGAGAGGATTAATGATATTCGTATACGAGTAAAAAGTTTGAGAAAACAAAAACTTCTTTCAGTAAATCATGTCGAACTCTATCCTCGTGTAGAACATGTCTTGAAGAATCAGTGGTCCAAAACTGAAATTGGGGAAATTGACAAACTTACTATtccaaaaattgaaatttgttcaaaagaggaggcagaaaagaAAAGTAATGTTAAGAAAAAAAGTGTTGCTTTACTCACGGTGACTTTTCTCCTAAGGACAATTTTCCTTTCCATGTTGTTGATATTGATGATGATTCTGCTTGACACAACTGTTATCTTTCCAGTTTTAAACGAAACCAGTTTAATGTATATCACAGAAATTATGCAAACAATATCTAACTATGCTTTTTCAAAGGTGCAGGCTGCAAGATCTACATTTGACTGCATTTCTGATGTGTTGTTGGAATTTATACGGAAACTGATTTCCTATTTTTATGGGAGTGTTTGA
- the TRIM59 gene encoding tripartite motif-containing protein 59 isoform X3 — protein sequence MNNLEEELTCCICYNLYEDPRVLPCSHTFCRSCLESVVQSSSNYSIWRPIRLPLKCPTCRSIAELPPTGIGALPANFALRAIIEKYSKENNQDILTCPDHSRQPLNVYCLLDRKLVCGHCLTVGQHQGHPIDDIQSAYIKEKDTPRKLMELLSDKQWTKICDLIDSLEERKSESMNMVQEQKKEALQYFKKINEAIETKKYGLLGTLNDINTRMVVKYDTQIEKMKEIQEEQLELVSLCSSVQEEDSPLIFLERINDIRIRVKSLRKQKLLSVNHVELYPRVEHVLKNQWSKTEIGEIDKLTIPKIEICSKEEAEKKSNVKKKSVALLTVTFLLRTIFLSMLLILMMILLDTTVIFPVLNETSLMYITEIMQTISNYAFSKVQAARSTFDCISDVLLEFIRKLISYFYGSV from the coding sequence ATGAATAACCTGGAAGAAGAATTGACATGCTGTATTTGTTATAATTTATATGAAGACCCTCGTGTACTACCGTGCTCTCACACGTTTTGTAGAAGTTGTCTAGAAAGTGTGGTTCAGTCATCAAGTAACTATTCTATTTGGAGACCAATACGATTACCTCTAAAATGTCCAACCTGCAGAAGTATTGCAGAACTACCTCCCACAGGTATTGGAGCTCTGCCAGCCAACTTTGCTTTGCGGGCCATCATTGAAAAATACAGTAAGGAAAACAACCAAGATATTTTGACTTGCCCAGACCACAGCCGACAACCATTAAATGTGTATTGTCTCTTGGACCGAAAGTTAGTTTGTGGGCACTGTCTTACAGTAGGACAGCATCAGGGTCACCCCATTGATGACATCCAGAGTGCATATATTAAAGAAAAGGATACACCGCGTAAGCTTATGGAATTGTTAAGTGACAAACAGTGGACCAAAATATGCGACTTGATTGATAGTCTGGAAGAACGAAAATCTGAAAGCATGAACATGGtacaagaacaaaagaaagaagctCTACAGTATTTTAAAAAGATAAATGAAGCGATTGAGACCAAAAAGTACGGTTTGCTAGGTACGCTAAATGACATTAATACAAGAATGGTTGTAAAATATGACACTCAAATTGAGAAGATGAAGGAAATCCAAGAAGAACAGCTTGAGCTGGTGTCCCTTTGTAGCTCTGTTCAAGAAGAGGATTCACCACTTATTTTTCTAGAGAGGATTAATGATATTCGTATACGAGTAAAAAGTTTGAGAAAACAAAAACTTCTTTCAGTAAATCATGTCGAACTCTATCCTCGTGTAGAACATGTCTTGAAGAATCAGTGGTCCAAAACTGAAATTGGGGAAATTGACAAACTTACTATtccaaaaattgaaatttgttcaaaagaggaggcagaaaagaAAAGTAATGTTAAGAAAAAAAGTGTTGCTTTACTCACGGTGACTTTTCTCCTAAGGACAATTTTCCTTTCCATGTTGTTGATATTGATGATGATTCTGCTTGACACAACTGTTATCTTTCCAGTTTTAAACGAAACCAGTTTAATGTATATCACAGAAATTATGCAAACAATATCTAACTATGCTTTTTCAAAGGTGCAGGCTGCAAGATCTACATTTGACTGCATTTCTGATGTGTTGTTGGAATTTATACGGAAACTGATTTCCTATTTTTATGGGAGTGTTTGA